aatcataaggtcaatgattttaaaagtttggtttatcaatttatttttattgcacttgaaaatcaaaagtatatatatattgctatatgcgtatatgtctatgtaatatatatatatatatatatatatatatatatatatatatatatatatatatatatatatatatatatatatatatatatatatatatatatatatatatatatatatatatatatatatatatatatatatatatatatatatatatatatatatatatatatatatatatatatatatatatatatatatatatttatacatacatatatatatatatatatatatatatatatatatatatatatatatatatatatatatatatatatatatatatatatatatatatatatatactggatcccAAGGCAcctctccagctaacaacggatgccagtaacATCGCATGTGGTGCTGTCCtacagcaggtcatcaacggcgccccagcccagcCGTCGCTTTTtgtcagcaagaaattcaatcctgcagagacccgctacagcaccttcgacagggaactctgcgcgatgtactgCGCAGcctggcacttcaagttcctcctggaggggacgcccttcacaccagccattggttcacgccttcaccaagcaaggggacgcatggtcttccaggcagcaccgccacctctcagccatagccgaattcacctgctccatcatgtACCTCCCAGcaggaaaaatcctgtagcaggcgccctccagagtcgagttgaacacagtgcagctcggagtaaactaccaagacctcgccagagaacaggccgctgacccagaaaccccggcctaccgcaccgccatcacgtcccttaagtggcggacgtgaccctcgccccgaggCCCAAGtgtcctctgcgacatcagtacgggtcagccccgcccttggttccagccacacgccgccaggtattcgacataattcacggcctctcacatcctcTGGCAGAACCATGGCCAAGCTGCTCTCAAAAGTGTTTGGCACagggtgcagaaggacgccacgtcctgggcgaaacagtgcctgcagtgccaaaccagcaaggtgggtcgtcacacgcagtacAGGGTatgcgagttcccgcagccagagcgccgctttggccacattcatgtcgacgtcatcgggccccttcccccgtcaggcgggtccagatacctccagacggtggtagaccgcttgacaaggtggcccgaagccacacctatgcaagaagccactgccagggcgtgtgccgaggccctgctttccagttgggttagccacttcagcgtcccggaccacatcacaaccgacagccttcctgtccgaattgtggtccgccctggctcagctgctggggaccacgcaccacaccaccacggcatacaacccggctgccaacggcctggtcgagcggttccacagatccctgaaggcgtccctcatggcccgctgcaccgccgaggactggaaacatcagctgccgtgggtcctcctcggtttgagaaccacccccagagccgacagcaccccatccgcagccgaAAAAACCTACGGTGAGCCCCTCttggtcccgggcgaacttgtgacagaagatcgccacatcccatcactgcagagactccgcgacgtggccggcaagttcgccccttgcaagcgCCACGCACACCGagaggtcggccaccttcacaccgccagaactgtcatccgccacccatgTTCTTCGTCAGGGTCGACGCCGTCCGCCATGAAGAACTGGATTAGATTGACGAAAGAACAGTTCGCTCATCTGTTAAACCTGGTGACACCTCACATTGAAAAAGCtgatactaaaatgaggaaagctGTGTCTGCTGCACAGCGACTGACCCTCACTCTTCGTTATTTAGCAACAGGTAGGCTATGTTACTTGAATTGTTTATGCCTAGACTAGGCTAATATATCCTAGGCTTGGTGTATTAATTAGGTTATGCATGAAAGATGCTGATCATTTTGTATCTGTACACTGTTCGTTTTTGGGTTGCTATTCATGTTTGATAGATTCTTGTAGGAAAAAAGTAAGCTTAGTCTAGGCTGGCGTACATTTTTTGGATTTTCAGGGGAGGAAAGGACAAATTTGGTCTTGGCATAAGTTAGCCAAGGCCAAgattaagattaagattaaggtATTCGATAAAATTGTACATAAGGCTACCCAGACTAGACTGCAACCTAATGGCAGGCATcaaagtagcctaggctaggttagTAAAGTATTACCAATCTCaaaacaaccacctaacctaacctagctatACTGTTTATTAATTgggtaacataattaaaaataattgcgtgtttacacaatttataataaaaaaagtaaattttgtggttgcactattatattttaaactttatagttgatgacagtatggttattaactgataattccagataagctgtagtacaatatgtcaaggcaaaaatgcaaggtttacagtatgtacattagaatatatatatttatactattgctaagggaatttttctctcatttcaggagAATCACAAGTTTCCTTGGGTATCAATTTCGGATTAGCCATAATCTGGTTTCATCCCTCATACCAGAGACATGCAGAGCCATAtacaacataatgaaaacagaatatttaaaacttccatcaactcctgaggaatggaatgaaattgctCTGCATTATTTCCAGCAATGGAATTTTCCAAATTGCATAGGGGCACTAGATGGGAAAAGGGTGCTAAATGCAAAGCCCCACATTCTGGTGCTGGTTTCCATGATTATAAAGGTCATTTTAGTATGATCATGATGGCATTAGTTGATGCATCTTATAAgttcctgtatgtaaatataggtgCTAATGGAAGAGCCAGCGACGGTGGGGTTTGGGATAGGTGTAGCCTAAAGGAAGCAATAGAtagtgaagttttaaatatcCCATCATCATGTTGCTTACCTTTCACTGATAAGCAAAGCCCATATGTCATTGTTGGTGATGAGGCATTCCCAATTAAGCCCTATTTGATGAAACCTTTCCCAGGAAGggaattaaacaaagtaaaaactatattCAATTATAGGTTGTCAAGAGCAAGGCGCACATCAGAAAATGCCTTTGGTATCATTCAGTAGTATTTAAGGTGTTATCAAAACCTATCCAAACTTGTCCAAACAATGTAAAGGGCATTTTGTTTGCTATAGTGGTTTTACATAATTCTATCCGTGCACAATCTAAGAATTTGTATGCACCCCCTGAAATAAGAGAGAGGTTTATCAAACAGTGGTTTGGATAGTAGTCCTGGACATGGCGGACGTAGTACCAGTGATGCCCAAAATGTAAGGAACACATTAAtggattattactttaataatgaagGGGCAGTACCACTCCAAGATGAACGAGCCTATATGCACTAGTGGACATTTTCTCCCATATGCCTTcgaatatttgcatttgtatatacagtaatcttaaaataaaattcattatttgttcaacTGCTATTATTTACTCCTCAGTACTTATAAGAAAGTTATGAAGAGCGATGTGGAATTTAAATATGTACCCTGCAATACCTGGAGAAACAAACCCTGAAATTGCTTTaatcaactttattacatagaaaatgtttaaagctgcatgacatcaatcttgattagactgaactttattgtatacaaaatgtttacagcTACAGGAACTTGATTAGACTAGAAAGCCTGAGGTCTTACAGATcatgtatttgaaattcaaattaccaCCAGAGATTAAATACTGACAGAATTTAGCACCAAATTGATAACTACTGTTAACCTACTTTATCATCAGGTAAGCCATATTCCCGCTCAGTTTCCAGGACGACTTGGGAaatcctagctgctgcaacctttGTCCATTTACTAGTAGGGACCTTATCCAAACCTCAACTGTTTTTCCCACACTGAAACCTAGGTCGTTAGGCGTACTGGTGTTGCCCAATTCTTTGAGGGTTTGCAAGCATTCTTCCTCAAATGAATTTTGTAGCTTCCTCTTCTTACTACTGTTACTTGCTTTTTGGTTCTGTAGAGATGAAGTTGCTGGTGCAACAGACCGATCAGAACTTCCATTAGAAAGGTCAAAGCTGGGGGACACAGGTTGAGTTGAAGAACCCGTACTTGACTCTCCaatttgaaattcatcaaaagtGTTTTGAGTAACCTCAATAACTAGAGGATTATCTATaggatttacctgtaaataaaaaaatatatatattactctattatgaatatgttgataacataaactgctgtataatggatcagttttaggtaatgatgcattagtaattctgataatttaagattatggaagggcaagcataattccctttacttaactaaaaatattagatttttctatTGACCTTACTGACCTAACCTTACACTTTTGCTTACCTGGGCCTACAGCAGGTTTATTGTGCAAATTTGATTCTTAAATGCCAAGTAATTATACCTATTATTAAACTGCTACgtaaataatgtaatacacatatgtatatactcttacTTGTTCATTAATGTCACTGGAATATGTAGGTTGTGAAGCCACTGTATCATGTAAAAAagacatcaaatcaaacaattccCACTTGGAGCTTGGTTTACCACATGAACCACTTGGAGcagcctgaatttttttatattcatggatgaagtatcccttcaaattactaaattttgccCGCACTTGATCTGAAAGGGGAAAACATATATTTagcttgatataaaaattattaactaatgaactaaatatctttacagaaattatttagatatattaaatgtttcatgcTAGGTTAGCATGATGTCCTCTTTCAGGGCATGGGTTGCAGACTTGCCTACACGTTTAAAATCTTAGGTGAAGTGTGAAAAATTAGGTTAGGATAACCTAAGCTCTCTAGGCTAATTAGTATACAGTCGGCAGTAGTTCAAACTAGGctaggaatagcttacttctagaCCAGCCTATATAGGTCTAGGCATAGCATTGCCGCTGAAAAATAGAATAGTcctaactttatttacacaacctgagtcaggttctgtagcctacacagagtcaggttctgtagcctagtcagagtcaggttctgtagcctagccagagtcaggttctgtagcctacccAGTCAGGTTCTGTTGCCTAGTATAGCTACTAGCCTAAATGAAGCTAGAGAAGCACtaaaatatcacagatttgtgTTATGTAATTTGATAATGCACACATGATAGCATAACGAGAGTAGACCTAGGCTATAAGACAATCTGATATTCCAGATATAGAGTAGCAGCAGACTTACCTGTATGAAGGTCAGCAAGTTCCGGAAACTTTTCCCCGAGTCGCATGGTGATTTCTTCATGATTCTTCATCTTGAGaccttttttcataaaactatcaTGCTTGCGGTCCCATAAGCATCGTCTCCCCCTCAAATCTTCTACCAAAAACTGCTCTTATGACCTTGTCCACTGTACCAAGCCCTCCGTCTTTCTCTTGATGTCTTGAAATGCGCGCCCTCCTTCCCTcccagatgtaaacaaacgataAAGTCGACGGTAGAGTAGAGTAGGGTAGAGGGAGAGGTGGGTTGAATTCGATCGTTATCGCTTTCAAAATTCGTGACGACGACACTAAAAAGTCGTcgtcaaaacattaaaagttgacGTCAAATTCAAAAGTCAACGGAAATATTGCTATATAGTGTGACAGCGCCTTAACTGGGCAGGTGGGAAGATTTCACTGACATAAGCTACTAATAACTCTGTAGAAAGAGATGGATAATATGGAAACAAGTGAATAGGctacacaaaatattgaaaaaatcgtTGTGAGAGTAATTTCTCacgatgtatatattatattcctgatAGCGATTAATTACTGCTTAGAGGCCACAATTAAAACAGCGTTACATCACACAGCACCTTATCTACACTGCATAGCACACCATTGAAATTTCCTGGCTCCCGAGTCGCGGCGCGCAGCAACATGCGCAATTACGGGACAACGAACATATTACACTGCCATAAGCGTATgtctgtgtaacacacacacacacacacacacacacacacacacacacacacacacacacacacacatatatatatatatatatatatatatatatatatatatatatatatatatatatatatatatatatgtatataaatggatgtatatattataactgctGTTGTGTAATCAAGGGACTCGTGGCAACAATATaaattgccaagtactgcattttgTAGTAGGAATTCTTGCTTCAAAACTATCCATAACTcaaaaccaatatgtttttagtaacttttttggtGCATTACACTATCAGTGTAACAATGTGGTGATTTAATAcagagtaaaagttcatttcatgacaTGATCACATAAACTTACCAAGCCCATTTTGAGACAAAGTGTAATAGAGggtatattattcacaaaaaatacccTGCCTCCTGATGCAGAGGGGTATTTTTGAGCCTTGGGGTGTTTTACGTTGTATATATACCTCAGCTCCATCGTTATACCCTTTCTGTACCTTTAACTTTTTACAGTgtagatattgttcacagtaggtctaTCACTCCTCATTtagggattgagaagacgtatcagaatgcACGAGGAcagttcttttggaagaatatgtcaaGAGATATAGAAGACTTTgttagaagttgttcagtttgtaacgcATGTAAGCCATCTAGGGTCGTTTCATGTAAACtaggttcattcccgattcctaccagtCCCGCAGaaagagtccacatggacatcttgagtaatttctgtgaatctaattaTGGCCACAGGCACCTTTTGGTGGtcgttgacgagttaactaggttcgtagagattttcccgttgaagcataaaacagcagaggaagTAGCGATAGTGTTCTTTAATGGGTAAATTTGTAGATATGGGGCACCTGTTGTATTAACCACGGACAACGGTCGAGAATTCGTAAATAACACGATGCAATGTCTTGCAAATGTAGTAGGGATGAAGAAAGTAAATATCattccatatagaccagaagcgaatggctTGTGCGAACGAACAAAtagaaaggttattgaagc
This region of Macrobrachium rosenbergii isolate ZJJX-2024 chromosome 39, ASM4041242v1, whole genome shotgun sequence genomic DNA includes:
- the LOC136825805 gene encoding uncharacterized protein, with the protein product MKKGLKMKNHEEITMRLGEKFPELADLHTDQVRAKFSNLKGYFIHEYKKIQAAPSGSCGKPSSKWELFDLMSFLHDTVASQPTYSSDINEQVNPIDNPLVIEVTQNTFDEFQIGESSTGSSTQPVSPSFDLSNGSSDRSVAPATSSLQNQKASNSSKKRKLQNSFEEECLQTLKELGNTSTPNDLGFSVGKTVEVWIRSLLVNGQRLQQLGFPKSSWKLSGNMAYLMIK